The Rhineura floridana isolate rRhiFlo1 chromosome 15, rRhiFlo1.hap2, whole genome shotgun sequence genome window below encodes:
- the LOC133370364 gene encoding uncharacterized protein LOC133370364, with translation MAQNQEANSSSPERRPVLVSSGSSSSELSTSGPSNMQPFSLGRVSSSSSSSSNLSSITVPVRLDVLYFLLNSAAKGAQYALPPTPIHGGQGSFAMCHCPAAHSTVSCCHSSCHSMPSSAGIQPQPGGVHQQGAPYGGYGGCGGLNSGVRERQNDGCHWTSVAQRGDGKSWSDCSPPHLAGGWKRTQSPMGWKENQRGGGGDHATGGSWQGKQQNFRRSWGDRRQGTVESSSWKSGLQGWRREGSPFRSSTSNGKRNPEGSHWQNSREAPEAKRSLDGAAGKGWQKTQGTGESASFVGKAKDAGLAKTAAQESGEDWEVDYESGQSVVPATGSVPYTPHQNDHSNTSEASEDWERECASSADPPKLRLLTSPLPESASKDQGVTAADWSKNGGFVRYLKNLYTDLPGKSSSEGSTDLTIDTEVKPSEPEEEEQSLENAAVAESKS, from the coding sequence ATGGCTCAGAATCAGGAAGCCAATAGCAGCTCTCCTGAGAGGAGACCAGTCCTGGTGTCATCTGGTTCATCCTCCAGTGAGCTCTCCACATCTGGGCCTTCCAATATGCAGCCCTTCTCCCTAGGCCGTgtgtcatcctcctcctcctcctcaagcaATCTCTCCTCCATCACGGTGCCTGTGCGCTTGGATGTCCTCTACTTCCTCCTCAACAGCGCTGCCAAAGGAGCACAgtatgctctgcctccaacacCCATTCATGGTGGACAGGGGTCTTTCGCCATGTGCCATTGTCCGGCTGCTCATAGCACAGTGAGCTGCTGCCACTCGAGTTGCCACAGCATGCCGAGCAGTGCTGGCATCCAGCCACAGCCGGGCGGAGTCCACCAACAGGGAGCACCTTATGGAGGTTATGGTGGCTGTGGAGGGCTGAATAGCGGAGTCAGAGAGCGTCAAAATGATGGATGCCATTGGACCAGTGTGGCCCAACGAGGTGATGGAAAGAGCTGGTCTGACTGTAGCCCACCCCACTTGGCAGGGGGTTGGAAGAGAACTCAGTCCCCAATGGGCTGGAAGGAGaaccaaagaggaggaggaggagaccatGCTACTGGGGGTAGTTGGCAAGGCAAGCAGCAGAATTTCAGAAGGTCCTGGGGTGACCGGAGGCAAGGCACTGTTGAGTCGAGCTCTTGGAAGTCAGGCTTGCAAGGCTGGAGGAGAGAAGGGTCTCCTTTCAGGTCAAGCACCAGCAATGGTAAAAGGAACCCAGAAGGGAGCCATTGGCAGAATTCCAGGGAAGCCCCCGAAGCAAAAAGGAGTTTGGATGGTGCCGCCGGGAAGGGATGGCAGAAAACTCAAGGAACTGGAGAATCTGCTAGCTTTGTAGGCAAGGCTAAAGATGCTGGACTGGCCAAAACAGCAGCTCAGGAGAGCGGAGAAGACTGGGAGGTGGATTATGAGAGCGGGCAATCGGTTGTCCCTGCTACGGGGAGTGTTCCCTATACTCCCCACCAGAATGACCATTCCAACACTTCCGAAGCAAGTGAAGATTGGGAAAGGGAATGTGCTTCGTCTGCTGATCCTCCCAAACTGAGGCTGTTGACCTCTCCTCTTCCAGAGTCGGCTTCCAAAGACCAGGGAGTAACTGCTGCAGATTGGAGCAAGAACGGCGGGTTTGTCAGATACCTGAAGAACCTTTATACTGACCTGCCGGGGAAGTCCAGCTCTGAAGGCTCCACGGATCTGACCATTGACACCGAAGTGAAGCCATCCgaaccagaggaggaggagcagtccCTAGAGAATGCCGCTGTCGCGGAATCTAAATCTTGA